The Legionella adelaidensis genome has a segment encoding these proteins:
- the tatA gene encoding twin-arginine translocase TatA/TatE family subunit translates to MGLSGISPLSLLLIFLIILALFGTNKVKSIGSDLASAIKSFRKAMNEDDEKK, encoded by the coding sequence ATGGGCCTTAGCGGAATAAGTCCTTTATCCTTGCTTTTAATTTTTCTCATTATTCTCGCATTATTTGGGACCAATAAAGTTAAATCAATTGGCAGCGATTTAGCCTCAGCGATTAAAAGTTTTCGCAAAGCCATGAATGAAGATGATGAGAAGAAATGA